In a single window of the Haloplasma contractile SSD-17B genome:
- a CDS encoding ABC transporter permease, whose amino-acid sequence MEFIREVFNLYVERWEFFLELIIEHMYLTLISVLIITIVGIITGVIMTYNDTLANVILAITNFMYTIPSIAMFGFLVAFSGIGNTSAIIALSIYGVLPIIRNTYVGIKEVDSEIVEAAIGMGTTKKQLLLRIQLPLALPVIIAGFRTMVIMTIALGAIASFIGAGGLGVAIWRGITTNFKELTIAGSLLVALLAVLADVLLNFVEHFIKRKVLGRSEGGNK is encoded by the coding sequence ATGGAATTTATAAGAGAGGTGTTTAATCTCTATGTAGAGCGATGGGAGTTTTTTTTAGAACTCATCATAGAACATATGTATTTAACATTAATTTCAGTTTTAATTATAACAATAGTAGGAATAATAACCGGTGTGATTATGACTTACAATGATACGCTGGCTAATGTAATTTTAGCAATTACAAACTTTATGTATACCATTCCATCGATTGCTATGTTTGGATTTCTAGTTGCATTCAGTGGTATAGGAAATACAAGTGCGATTATAGCCCTATCAATCTATGGGGTACTGCCTATTATAAGGAACACGTATGTTGGAATTAAAGAGGTAGATTCTGAAATCGTGGAGGCAGCCATCGGGATGGGAACGACAAAGAAACAATTACTACTAAGAATTCAGTTGCCACTTGCATTACCAGTGATTATAGCAGGGTTTAGGACAATGGTGATTATGACAATAGCACTAGGTGCCATTGCATCTTTTATAGGAGCAGGTGGATTAGGTGTTGCAATCTGGAGAGGAATTACTACTAACTTTAAGGAGTTAACAATAGCGGGAAGTTTATTAGTCGCACTTCTAGCTGTTTTAGCAGATGTACTTCTTAACTTCGTTGAACACTTTATAAAACGTAAAGTTCTAGGTAGATCTGAAGGGGGAAACAAATAA
- a CDS encoding M3 family oligoendopeptidase yields the protein MISRPYKSLLIVRMGTKNLNMSWSLDELYSSFKGDDFLSDLELLDIKIEELNTWADINLVDTLNAASKLEQYISMIQDYFKVSSRLGAFARLTNSADSKQEDAKKYMGILEKKSTRLTKVFVQISNWVSSIDHLEMVIESSPVLKEHHFYLQEIVRKNKYMLSEKEEVIISKMKMTSSSAWSKFKNQVASNHTVDIELDGKKETLGINKIKNLYSSKDGEVRKKAFYAERDSNDRIAESVAASLNGIKGEVLSLCELKGYDSPLHKTLEDSRMDEKTLNTMLKVMSDNLGEFKRYYDKKAKLLGYEGKLPWYDLVAPIGDKDMEFTYSEARDFIVKQFSSFSEELGNMAVEAFDDRWIDAEVRDGKRGGAFCSNLHCIKQSRILSSFGGSFKNVSTLAHELGHAYHGHVLQKESALNASYPMPLAETASIFAENIVRNAALKQADDEEALVILGTELTNCSAVIVDIYSRFLFEKEVFNKREEGDIPLEEIKNLMVGAQKEAYGEGIDEETFDYYAWIHKPHYYYAGRNFYNFPYAFGLLFAKGLYAMYLKEGEAFINKYNEVLKLTGQANVYDVAKSVGIDLHDETFWQGSMDMIKKSIDQFCEIG from the coding sequence GTGATTAGTAGGCCATATAAGAGCTTACTAATTGTAAGAATGGGAACAAAAAATTTAAATATGTCATGGAGCTTAGATGAGTTATATTCATCATTTAAAGGAGATGACTTCCTTAGTGATTTAGAGTTACTTGATATAAAGATTGAGGAATTGAATACATGGGCAGATATAAATTTAGTAGATACTTTAAATGCTGCTTCAAAGCTTGAACAATATATTTCTATGATTCAAGACTACTTTAAGGTTAGTAGCCGACTAGGGGCATTTGCAAGACTTACCAATTCTGCAGATTCTAAGCAAGAGGATGCAAAAAAATACATGGGTATTCTTGAAAAGAAGAGTACCAGGTTAACTAAAGTATTTGTTCAAATTTCAAACTGGGTATCATCTATAGATCATTTAGAAATGGTGATCGAATCTTCACCAGTCCTAAAGGAACATCATTTTTATCTACAAGAAATTGTTCGTAAAAATAAATATATGCTAAGCGAAAAAGAAGAAGTTATTATTTCAAAGATGAAAATGACGAGTTCAAGTGCTTGGTCAAAATTTAAGAATCAAGTAGCATCTAATCATACAGTTGATATTGAGCTGGATGGTAAAAAAGAAACTTTAGGCATCAATAAGATTAAGAATTTATACTCATCTAAAGATGGAGAAGTCAGAAAAAAGGCATTCTATGCTGAGCGTGACAGTAATGACCGAATTGCTGAAAGTGTAGCAGCTTCACTGAATGGAATTAAGGGAGAGGTTCTATCACTTTGTGAGCTTAAGGGATACGATTCGCCCCTTCATAAAACACTAGAAGATTCTAGAATGGATGAGAAGACATTAAATACTATGCTAAAGGTAATGAGTGATAACTTAGGTGAATTTAAACGATACTATGATAAGAAAGCTAAGTTGCTAGGATACGAAGGGAAATTACCTTGGTATGATTTAGTAGCACCAATTGGTGATAAGGACATGGAATTTACATACAGTGAAGCACGTGACTTCATTGTTAAACAATTCTCTTCGTTCTCAGAGGAGTTAGGGAATATGGCGGTCGAGGCATTTGATGATCGTTGGATTGATGCTGAAGTTCGTGATGGGAAACGTGGAGGAGCATTCTGTAGTAACCTACATTGTATAAAACAAAGTAGAATTTTAAGTAGTTTCGGTGGAAGTTTTAAAAATGTATCAACACTTGCACACGAACTCGGGCATGCTTACCATGGTCATGTTCTTCAAAAAGAGAGTGCATTAAATGCTTCTTACCCTATGCCACTTGCAGAGACAGCTTCAATCTTTGCTGAGAATATCGTAAGAAACGCTGCTTTAAAACAAGCCGATGATGAAGAAGCCTTAGTAATCTTAGGGACTGAGTTGACGAACTGCAGTGCTGTTATTGTGGATATCTATTCAAGATTCTTATTTGAAAAAGAAGTATTCAACAAACGCGAAGAAGGCGACATTCCGTTAGAAGAAATCAAGAATCTTATGGTAGGGGCACAAAAGGAAGCTTATGGAGAAGGTATTGATGAAGAAACATTTGATTACTATGCTTGGATTCATAAACCGCACTATTACTATGCAGGACGAAACTTCTATAATTTCCCTTATGCATTTGGATTATTATTTGCAAAAGGATTATATGCAATGTACTTAAAAGAAGGAGAAGCCTTCATTAATAAGTACAACGAGGTGCTTAAATTAACAGGTCAAGCTAACGTTTATGATGTTGCTAAATCAGTAGGAATCGATTTGCATGATGAAACATTCTGGCAAGGTTCAATGGATATGATTAAAAAGTCTATTGATCAGTTTTGTGAAATTGGATAA
- a CDS encoding L,D-transpeptidase family protein: MNNRQCKTIITIKSGDTLGNLAVAYNTTVGAILAANKDLDPNDIVIGQDICIPETKDSVCPIGSIPYKIKAGETLSSIATEYKTTYEQLLLSNPDLNPSNLSVGTVICITQPKLHPTICPSNNIYVIQEGDAFYKIANTFGVSIDELLRNNPKVDPSNLEVDQVICLPLTRTPYIIVIDLDERKINLYYLGRFSKSYPIAIGKPTTPTPVGGFRIFNKQVQPGGPFGTRWMGLSAPSYGIHGTNTPESIGTASSNGCIRMYNRDVEELFSVITINTPVIID, from the coding sequence ATGAATAATAGACAATGTAAAACCATTATTACAATTAAATCTGGGGATACTTTAGGTAACCTTGCAGTAGCCTATAATACTACGGTAGGTGCTATTTTAGCTGCAAACAAAGATCTTGATCCAAATGATATCGTGATTGGCCAAGATATATGTATACCAGAAACTAAGGACTCTGTGTGTCCAATTGGATCTATTCCTTATAAAATTAAAGCAGGTGAAACGTTATCAAGTATCGCAACCGAATATAAAACCACTTATGAACAACTCTTATTATCAAATCCTGATTTAAATCCATCTAATCTATCTGTTGGTACAGTTATTTGCATAACACAACCTAAATTACATCCTACAATTTGTCCTTCAAATAATATATATGTCATACAAGAGGGAGATGCTTTTTATAAGATTGCTAATACATTTGGCGTTTCCATAGATGAACTTTTAAGAAATAATCCTAAGGTCGATCCTTCTAACCTAGAGGTCGATCAGGTGATCTGTCTGCCCTTAACTCGGACTCCATATATTATTGTTATCGACTTGGATGAACGAAAGATTAATTTATATTACCTGGGACGATTCAGTAAAAGTTACCCTATAGCAATTGGAAAACCTACTACACCAACACCAGTTGGGGGATTTAGAATCTTTAATAAACAAGTTCAACCTGGAGGACCGTTTGGTACCAGATGGATGGGGTTATCAGCACCTAGTTATGGCATACACGGCACCAATACACCAGAATCAATTGGTACCGCCTCTTCAAATGGTTGTATTCGTATGTACAATAGGGATGTTGAGGAGTTATTTAGTGTTATTACCATTAATACTCCAGTAATCATAGATTAA
- a CDS encoding LysM peptidoglycan-binding domain-containing protein, which yields MSKTNNVRQECKKGSVPYLIRKGDTLKQIAKLYNSTVEAIIQVNQQIDPNKLMIGETICIPLSIQYYPTCPTTNYYIVREGDTLESISEYFNVTRQQLYYSNFGIDPDNLYQDQILCIPVSAPPVSITIDVLNRLLLVVNNNRVLRTYPISLSNPSMPISRGIFTILNKQVDPGVKLGARWIGLSEAGLGIRGTNTPQFIKTLTTDNSIVLSNKDASELFNLVPVGTIVTVR from the coding sequence ATGAGTAAAACGAATAACGTTAGACAAGAATGCAAAAAAGGATCAGTACCCTATTTAATTCGTAAAGGGGATACTTTAAAACAAATTGCAAAACTATATAATTCGACCGTTGAAGCTATTATACAGGTTAATCAACAGATTGATCCTAATAAACTAATGATTGGAGAAACAATATGCATTCCTCTTAGTATACAGTATTATCCAACATGCCCTACAACTAATTATTATATAGTTAGAGAAGGAGATACACTTGAATCAATATCCGAATACTTTAATGTTACAAGACAACAGCTTTATTACTCCAATTTTGGTATAGATCCAGATAACCTTTATCAAGATCAAATCTTATGTATTCCGGTTTCTGCTCCACCAGTTTCAATCACAATCGATGTTTTAAATCGTTTATTATTAGTTGTAAACAATAACCGAGTACTAAGAACCTATCCTATCAGTCTTTCAAACCCTAGTATGCCTATATCAAGAGGTATTTTTACTATTTTAAATAAACAGGTTGATCCTGGGGTCAAGCTTGGAGCTAGATGGATAGGATTATCTGAGGCAGGACTTGGTATTCGTGGAACAAATACACCACAGTTTATAAAGACCTTGACAACTGATAATAGCATTGTACTGTCAAACAAGGATGCTAGTGAACTATTTAATCTGGTCCCCGTCGGAACAATTGTAACTGTACGTTAA
- the mnmH gene encoding tRNA 2-selenouridine(34) synthase MnmH, with product MANTTDDFKRIVLEDISLIDVRAPIEYERGAFKHAVNLPIMTDDERHQVGLTYKEKGNEAARKLGYQLVSGDTKSKRVKNWLNHIEKNPNTMLYCFRGGDRSRISQEWMKDEGQDITRLKGGYKAFRNYLIQALDPSYQNSTPLLLGGYTGSGKTILLNKLKNSIDLEGLANHRGSSFGSYIEPQPSQINFENNLAYALIKHKQQGHRHMILEDEGRHIGKCYIPSSLSEFFKKGNLILMDVPLLRRVEITLDEYVHDSQKRYLNTYGEIGLEKWYSYISNGIKRIKKRLGGNRYNQVMKQLKDAYNHQIKTGDQSLHTFWIETILRDYYDPMYQYQIEKRTTPIIFKGDEQEVFQYLQEYCQ from the coding sequence ATGGCAAATACTACAGATGATTTTAAACGAATTGTTTTAGAAGATATTTCATTAATCGATGTGCGTGCACCTATAGAGTACGAACGTGGTGCTTTTAAGCATGCAGTTAATCTACCAATCATGACTGATGATGAGCGACATCAAGTAGGTTTAACGTATAAGGAAAAAGGAAATGAAGCAGCAAGAAAATTAGGTTACCAACTTGTTTCTGGAGATACAAAGAGTAAAAGAGTCAAGAACTGGCTGAATCATATAGAGAAAAATCCAAATACGATGCTCTATTGTTTTAGGGGTGGCGATCGTTCTCGAATCAGTCAGGAATGGATGAAAGATGAAGGACAAGATATAACTAGGCTTAAAGGGGGATACAAGGCATTTAGAAACTATCTTATACAGGCTTTAGACCCCTCTTACCAGAATAGTACTCCCCTTTTACTAGGAGGATATACTGGTTCAGGTAAGACAATTTTACTTAACAAATTGAAAAATTCAATTGATTTAGAGGGGCTTGCAAATCATCGAGGATCATCCTTCGGTAGTTATATCGAGCCACAACCTTCCCAAATCAACTTTGAAAATAATCTAGCATATGCATTAATTAAGCATAAACAGCAAGGTCATCGTCATATGATTCTAGAAGACGAAGGCAGACATATTGGTAAATGCTATATTCCTTCATCACTTTCTGAATTCTTCAAGAAGGGCAATTTAATTCTAATGGATGTCCCGCTTTTACGTCGTGTTGAAATTACACTTGATGAATATGTCCATGACTCACAAAAACGATATTTAAATACCTATGGGGAGATTGGTTTAGAAAAATGGTATTCGTATATTAGTAATGGTATTAAAAGAATTAAAAAACGTCTTGGTGGAAATCGATATAACCAGGTTATGAAACAATTAAAGGATGCTTATAACCACCAAATAAAGACAGGTGACCAATCATTGCATACATTCTGGATTGAAACTATTTTAAGAGACTATTATGATCCCATGTACCAATATCAAATCGAAAAACGAACCACACCAATCATCTTTAAAGGTGATGAACAAGAAGTGTTCCAATATCTACAAGAATACTGTCAATGA
- a CDS encoding ABC transporter ATP-binding protein, with amino-acid sequence MSIITIKDVYKEYETNKSILKGLNLEIDQGEFIVLVGPSGCGKTTLLKMINKLIPVTSGEIYVEGKNIEEWNTIKLRSSIGYVIQQIGLFPHMTIENNIGYVPSIKGMKKEAYNTRVSDLIHLVGMNDTYLDRYPSELSGGQRQRIGVARALASDPDIILMDEPFGAVDEIARRHLQDELKEIHKKLKKTIVFVTHDIEEALKLGTKIVLMHNGKIEQVGTPEEVVFKPKTPFVKDFFGIKGFKARLDEEALEKIFNQVINGERPLSEVLQ; translated from the coding sequence ATGTCAATAATAACAATTAAAGATGTATATAAAGAATACGAAACGAATAAATCGATTCTAAAAGGATTAAATCTAGAGATTGATCAGGGAGAGTTTATTGTTTTAGTAGGTCCTTCCGGTTGTGGAAAAACGACTTTATTAAAAATGATTAATAAACTTATCCCGGTCACATCTGGAGAAATCTATGTTGAAGGAAAAAATATAGAAGAATGGAATACAATCAAGTTGCGAAGTTCGATTGGTTATGTGATTCAGCAAATTGGGTTATTCCCTCATATGACAATAGAAAATAATATTGGTTATGTGCCTAGCATCAAAGGAATGAAAAAAGAAGCGTATAATACACGAGTTTCTGACTTAATTCATCTAGTTGGGATGAACGATACATATCTTGATCGATACCCTAGTGAACTAAGTGGTGGACAACGACAACGAATTGGTGTAGCAAGAGCACTCGCTTCGGACCCTGATATTATTTTAATGGATGAACCGTTTGGTGCAGTTGATGAGATAGCTAGACGTCATTTACAAGACGAACTTAAGGAAATTCATAAGAAGCTTAAGAAGACAATTGTCTTTGTCACGCATGATATTGAGGAAGCGTTAAAGTTAGGTACTAAAATTGTACTGATGCATAATGGAAAGATTGAGCAAGTTGGTACTCCAGAAGAGGTTGTTTTTAAACCCAAGACGCCTTTCGTGAAAGATTTTTTTGGAATAAAAGGGTTTAAGGCACGTTTAGACGAGGAAGCACTTGAAAAAATATTTAATCAAGTGATTAATGGAGAGAGACCATTATCAGAAGTACTTCAGTAA